Proteins encoded within one genomic window of Numenius arquata chromosome 12, bNumArq3.hap1.1, whole genome shotgun sequence:
- the SAMD10 gene encoding sterile alpha motif domain-containing protein 10 has translation MQQGRPSLCCVSTIRSSQGAPEPAAATAAHFSFCRSLLEHTVSAENLSYRLQRNPGSSLTWHDGRSQRTDGGRTVKLLRQPGTEGSQGRGCDHYGIYHTSPTLGSLAKPVVLWTQQDVCKWLKKHCPHNYLIYVEAFAHHAITGRALLRLNGEKLQRMGIAHEAQRQEVLQQVLQLQVREEVRNLQLLSQDCTNTVNRAPLGWAVHRRYET, from the exons ATGCAGCAGGGCCGGCCATCCCTCTGCTGCGTCTCCACCATCCGCAGCTCACAGGGTGCACCCGAGCCAG CTGCCG ccacCGCCGCTCACTTCAGCTTCTGCCGCAGCCTCCTGGAGCACACGGTCTCGGCCGAGAACCTCAGCTACCGCCTGCAGAGAAACCCTGGCAGCAGCCTCACCTGGCACGACGGCCGGAGCCAGCGGACCGACGGCGGCCGGACGGTCAAGCTCCTGCGGCAGCCGGGCACCGAGGGCTCACAG GGCCGTGGCTGCGACCACTATGGCATCTACCACACCAGCCCCACGCTGGGCAGCCTCGCCAAGCCGGTGGTGCTCTGGACCCAGCAGGATGTGTGCAAATGGCTGAAGAAGCACTGCCCACACAACTATCTCATCTACGTCGAGGCGTTCGCCCACCACGCCATCACAG GTCGGGCGCTGCTGCGGTTGAACGGGGAGAAGCTGCAGCGCATGGGCATCGCTCACGAGGCGCAGCGGCAGGAGGTCCTacagcaggtcctgcagctccaggtgcgCGAAGAGGTCCGAAACCTGCAGCTGCTCAGCCAAG ATTGTACCAACACTGTGAACCGAGCACCTCTGGGATGGGCTGTGCACCGCCGATACGAGACCTGA